GAGTAAATCCGATGATATTTCCAATGAAAATCAATATGCGAAGCATAACATTGGTGGCATTCTAAGGAACGTCAAGCTGATCGCTTTACCTGAAAGCTATGTTACTAGAGTTCATGCAACGACAGATTTTGATGCAACATATACTAATGCTACATTAAATGTGACTGGTGCGGTGTACTTGGCCGATGCGACAGACGCAACACTTCAACTTTATTTGAAGGATCCGCAAGGAAACGATGTTGCGATGAGTCCTAATACTATTCAACTGTCCACTTCTACATTAGAGGGCGAAGTGAGCATTCCTATCGCTGCACCACAGAAATGGGATGCAGAACACCCGAATCTCTACACGTTAACAGCTAATTTAAATGTCGGAGGTTCTACAGTACAGACGATTTCGAAGAACATTGGGTTCAGAAAAGTAGTGAAGAGTGGAAATAAGGTGTTCGTGAACGGGAATGAAATTAAGCTTAGAGGCGTTAATGTCCATGATGTTGAACCTCTTCTTGGGCGTGCAACGACAGATGAGCTGGATGATACCACTGTGGCAAAATTTGCGGAGGGTAACATTAATTTTATCCGAACCTCGCATTACCCACGATCTGATGCCTTCCTGGATGCCACTGATAAATACGGTATTTATGTCGAGGAAGAAACAGCTGTTGTATGGCAAGGCGGGGAGTGGAATGTCAATCCCAATTCTGTTGCTGACGCTAACTATACGGCTAATTACATGAATCAGTTTGCCGAGATGATCGAGAAGGATTTATCCCATCCCTCCATTATAATGTGGTCATTAGGGAATGAAACTGCTTGGGGAATTAATTTTCAGAAAGAGCTTGATTATGTAAAAGAGGAAGATCCTACGCGCCTTACAATCGTAAGTTGGGCCAATACTGCATCAGATATAAATAGTATCCATTATCCTGCATATAACGCCAATATGGCGCCATCCTCCACGCAGCCTACACTTGCAGATGAAGTTACCCATGTAAATGCCTATAATATAGATTCACAGAAACGAGATCCTAACATCAGAAACTTCTGGGGAGAGAGTATCAAGAGGTTCTGGGAGAACATGTTCAACACGAACGGATCCCTTGGGGGTGCGATATGGGCGTCACCGGATGAAGTCTTCCAATCACCTGTAAACAATTGGGTTGGAGGGTATGGAGACTGGGGACTAATTGATGGCTGGCGTAGAGATAAGCCAGAGTTTTGGTTAACGAAAAAGGCATATTCGCCAGTTCGGATCAACGATGTACCTGTCGCAAATCCAGGCAGTGGAAATCCGCTGAATATTCCTATCAAAAACTGGTTCGATCATACCAACTTCACTGAAGTGACATTTACATGGTATGTAGGAACGGATTCAGGTGCGATAACGAACTTGAATATCGCTCCGCACAGTAATGGTACACTTGTTATTCCAGCACGAAATTGGCAGTATGGGGACATTGTGAATATTCAAGCTCACGTAGGCTCCAAATATATTGATGAGTTTAATTTGCCAGTGGGTATTCCGATAAAGTCATTCCCTTCAGTTCAAGGTCCAGCTCCTACGGTGGCTGAAGCAGCATCGACGATTACGATCACAGGCACGAACTTCAGTATTGTATTTGACAAGACAACGGGCCAAATAACAAGCGGAACATATAACGATAGTACGATTATCGTTGGTGGTCCAAGAATTAATTTAGCTCCTGTATCACTACCGGCTTGGACGTTGTCGAGTATTAGTCAGTCAGTGCAAGGGAATCAGGCAGTGATTAATATTGCTGGCTCGTATGGCACGATGGGTGCAACCTTTACGGTAAATATTGATGGTGCAGGACTTGTAACGACCGGTTATACGATCACGAACCCGATCCCCGGTGCGAAAGAGACGGGTGTCATCTATGATGTTTCGGGCGCTATCGACAAATTGAGCTGGGATCGAAAAGGCTTATGGTCCGTCTATCCATCTGATGATATTGGAAGAAATACAGGAGTTGCGAATAAGACGAATGGCAATCAAGATACCTATCGTGTGAAGCCAACATGGTCATGGTCTCAAGATGAGAAGAATTTCTTCTTGTATGGGAGTAATGACTTTGGCGGTCGCGGCACAAATGATTTCAGGAGCCAGAAGGAATATATCCATTTTGCTTCAGCTATCATGTCCGGTTCGGATAATCGTTTGCGAGCGGAATCAGATGGTACAGCCGCAGTTAGAATGGAAATCAATAAGCATTGGATCGATGAACGCGATTCCGCCATTACCTACAGCGGATCATGGACCAATTATAATGATCCAGGGGATTATAGTGGTACTGAGAAATACAGCAATGTAGTAGGCGCCTATGCACAATATACTTTTACAGGAACAGGGGTCAGCTTTATCGGACCGAAGAATAATAACTTGGGAACGATTGATGTGTATATCGACGGAACGCTGAATCAATCCAATATCGATCTTTATGCCGCTAGTAAAAGCCATCAACAAGTACTATATAACATCTCAGGACTGTCGAATGGTTCACACACGATTAAAGTCGTTGTGAAGAGTGGATATGTAGTCGTAGATGCGTTTGCACCAGTAGGTGGAGCAAGCAATAGTATTGCGATGATGATGAATAATCAATGGGGCTATAATGATCTGGATTGGGGTAACTACACAACCTCCATTACTATACCATCGGGATACAGCAATACGGTGAAAATGAGATTGACAGACAATGATAATTACAGCATTTCTTATAACCCAATAGCTCCAACTGTAACACCAATCAACGACAATACAACGGGTATAAGTAACAATCAGTTTAACTATGTAGACAGTTGGGGGTATTACGCCAGTCAATCCGGAGCATTCCAGGCTGATAATCACTATTCCAATACGACGAACAACTATTTCGAAGTTAAATTTTCGGGTACCAAGATTCAATGGTATGGTGCTAAAGCACCGAATGTTGGCATCGCAGCAGTTTCAATCGATGGTGGTACGGAGACGCTGATTGATACCTATGCTGCTAGTCGAGCTGACAATGTACTATTGTACACGAGCCCAACCTTAGCCAATGGGACGCATACGTTAAAGGTGCGGGTAACCGGTACGAAGAATGCGAGCTCATCAGCAACATTCGTTACAGTCGATAGAGTGGATATTACCAGCTAAGATAAAATCACTGATTGAACGCCCAAATACCTTGAAACAACGAGAATGAGAGTCTCGGATCTCTCAGGGTTTTTGCCTGTTGTAGATAAGTGATACAGACGACTTGAACAAATGCCGTCACCCATAGCTCGCTGGGGAACGGCATTTTTTATTATTCATTGTGTTCTTACCCTCTGTTAATAGATAACTTCAATATTCTCTTTGTTCAGACGTTTCAGCCAAGCTTCAGAAGGCTGACGGTCTGTGATCAAAAAGTCGATATGGCCAAGCTCTATCAGCTTCGTAAATGCTGTCTTATCGAATTTAGTGTGATCCGCTAGAAGCACGACCTTATTCGCTTGACGCAGCATGTATTTCTTAAGCTCACACTCCGGTTCGTTGGAATCTGTAATGCCCCGCTCCATATCAATCCCTTTACAACTGATTACAGCAGTGTCCACATTGTATCTTTGTATGGTGTCATGAGCTACAGGCCCAACGAGTGACATGGAGCGGTAACGTAGCGAACCACCTGTTGAGATGATATCCATCCCCGAATTCGAGAACTCATGCAAAATATTAATGGAGTTCGTAATAATCGTCAGATTGTTTTTGTTGCCAAGCAGTTTTAAAAATTCAAAAGCAGTAGAGCTTGGATCTACCATTAATGTATCTCCGTCACTGATTAAATCGAGCGCCTTCAGGGCGATCCCCCGTTTAATATCTGTATTCAGTGCATTACGTGTAACAAAGGGTAAATCCTCATTCGTGTGACGATTCAGCATAGCACCACCATAGGTGCGACTTAGAATGCCGTCCTTCTCCAGTTTCTCCAAATCTCTACGTATTGTTTCTTCGGTAACTTCAAACATTTTACTTAGGTCAGAGACCAGTACTCGTTTATCCTGATGTACAAGATCTATTATTTTTTTGCGTCTTTCGGCTGCAAGCATAGGAATCACCTTTCCGAAGCTATATTTTACAATCATAGCGCTAAATATCTGTGTTTTGCAATAAAAACAACGTGAAAACATCTGTATTTCCCAATAATATTCACAAAACAGATATAAAACAAACAAAAACAACATAAATAATATTTAAATTGTTGACAACAAAGATTTGAAGGCATACGATGAAGGAGGAAAGAAAACCCTTAGCGATTAGTCATTTTAGGGAGATGCCAGAGCCGGCCCAGCTGCTATTCAGAGGCCAGCCTGAGGCGCTGCAGACGGAATACAACGCTTTAGCTTTCAGAGAAAAGTAATTGATTATGGTTTTAATTAATGAACTTATTAGGAGGCTGGTCAAGAAATGAGCACACATGTGTATTACGTACCGTCGACCAATATTATGGGCAAAGGATGCTTGAAAGAAATTGGTCCATATATTCAAGAACTGAATTTAAAGAAAGCTCTTGTAGTCACAGACAAATTCCTTATGAAAAGTGGGATTGCTGGTAAATTGCTGGCGGTATTGGACGAAGCGGGCATTGAATATGCGATCTATGATGAAGTGAAACCCAATCCGACCTGTAAAAATGTTCATGATGGCGTGGATTACCTCAAAGCACAGAATTGCGACTATCTGATTTCCATCGGGGGCGGTTCTCCACAGGATACAGCTAAAGCCATTGGTATCATCGCTACGAACGGCGGACATATCAAAGAGTATGAAGGTGTACACAAATCGCAGCATAAAGCGCTGCCGATCGTCGCTGTGAATACCACCGCTGGTACTTCAGCTGAAGTAACTATTAACTATGTAATCACAGACGAAGAACGCAAAGTGAAGATGGTAATGGTGGACAAGAACAGCATTGCTACGATCTCAGTTAATGATCCAGAGCTAATGATAGATAAACCTGCTGCGCTT
This window of the Paenibacillus sp. FSL R10-2734 genome carries:
- a CDS encoding glycoside hydrolase family 2 TIM barrel-domain containing protein, whose protein sequence is MKTKKIMSIGLVATLLFTYLMQLSTPSAEANAGWSRPEIVPIPTSVTNVANPVISLNGTWKFNMTTPADFWQDSVDPSSWSDIQVPGEAFMQNFNIAQDVEYPYKKQVDIPADFSGKKVILKFEGVYSYARVWVNGNYVRDHTGGFTAWDADITPYVTPGQPAWITVGVTSKSDDISNENQYAKHNIGGILRNVKLIALPESYVTRVHATTDFDATYTNATLNVTGAVYLADATDATLQLYLKDPQGNDVAMSPNTIQLSTSTLEGEVSIPIAAPQKWDAEHPNLYTLTANLNVGGSTVQTISKNIGFRKVVKSGNKVFVNGNEIKLRGVNVHDVEPLLGRATTDELDDTTVAKFAEGNINFIRTSHYPRSDAFLDATDKYGIYVEEETAVVWQGGEWNVNPNSVADANYTANYMNQFAEMIEKDLSHPSIIMWSLGNETAWGINFQKELDYVKEEDPTRLTIVSWANTASDINSIHYPAYNANMAPSSTQPTLADEVTHVNAYNIDSQKRDPNIRNFWGESIKRFWENMFNTNGSLGGAIWASPDEVFQSPVNNWVGGYGDWGLIDGWRRDKPEFWLTKKAYSPVRINDVPVANPGSGNPLNIPIKNWFDHTNFTEVTFTWYVGTDSGAITNLNIAPHSNGTLVIPARNWQYGDIVNIQAHVGSKYIDEFNLPVGIPIKSFPSVQGPAPTVAEAASTITITGTNFSIVFDKTTGQITSGTYNDSTIIVGGPRINLAPVSLPAWTLSSISQSVQGNQAVINIAGSYGTMGATFTVNIDGAGLVTTGYTITNPIPGAKETGVIYDVSGAIDKLSWDRKGLWSVYPSDDIGRNTGVANKTNGNQDTYRVKPTWSWSQDEKNFFLYGSNDFGGRGTNDFRSQKEYIHFASAIMSGSDNRLRAESDGTAAVRMEINKHWIDERDSAITYSGSWTNYNDPGDYSGTEKYSNVVGAYAQYTFTGTGVSFIGPKNNNLGTIDVYIDGTLNQSNIDLYAASKSHQQVLYNISGLSNGSHTIKVVVKSGYVVVDAFAPVGGASNSIAMMMNNQWGYNDLDWGNYTTSITIPSGYSNTVKMRLTDNDNYSISYNPIAPTVTPINDNTTGISNNQFNYVDSWGYYASQSGAFQADNHYSNTTNNYFEVKFSGTKIQWYGAKAPNVGIAAVSIDGGTETLIDTYAASRADNVLLYTSPTLANGTHTLKVRVTGTKNASSSATFVTVDRVDITS
- a CDS encoding DeoR/GlpR family DNA-binding transcription regulator; this encodes MLAAERRKKIIDLVHQDKRVLVSDLSKMFEVTEETIRRDLEKLEKDGILSRTYGGAMLNRHTNEDLPFVTRNALNTDIKRGIALKALDLISDGDTLMVDPSSTAFEFLKLLGNKNNLTIITNSINILHEFSNSGMDIISTGGSLRYRSMSLVGPVAHDTIQRYNVDTAVISCKGIDMERGITDSNEPECELKKYMLRQANKVVLLADHTKFDKTAFTKLIELGHIDFLITDRQPSEAWLKRLNKENIEVIY